The DNA region TCAGGCCTCCCGACGCTCCGACGACCCGGTGGCAGGGAACGATGATCCCGACCGGGTTCCTGCCGTTGGCCAGGCCCACCGCGCGGGAGGCGCCGGGCCTGCCGAGCTCCGCGGCGAGTTCGCCGTACGAACGTGTCTCGCCGTACGGGATGCGTCGGAGCCCGGCCCAGACGTCGCGCTGGAACACGGTGCCCTGGAGGTGGAGCGGCAGGTCGAACTCCGTCAGCTCGCCCGCGAAGTAGGCGTCGAGCTGGCGGACGGTCTCGGTGAAGGGCCGGTCGTCCGGGTCGCCGAAGGTCTCCTCGGGCGGGCGGTGCCGCTGGTCGGTCATGTACAGGCCGGACAGCGCACCGCCGGTGGCGACCAGCGTGAGCGCCCCGTACGGGCTGTCGACGACGGTGTGCTGCCTGGTCGTCGGGGATGGGGTGGTCATGGTTCGTCCTTGCTCCCTCAGACGGGCAGGTGGTTGATGGGGTGGTCGTCGACGGTCCACAGGTACTGCACGGCGTACGCCCGCCAGGGGCGCCAGCGCGCCGCGCGTGCGGTGAGAGCGGCCGGGGTCGCGGGGAGGCCGAGCCGCTCCGCCGCACGGCGGATGCCGAGGTCGGTGGCGAGGAAGGCGTCCGGGTCCCCGAGGCCGCGCATGGCGATCACCTCCGTCGTCCAGGGACCGAACCCCGGCAGCGCCCCCAGCTCGGCCCTGGCCTGCTCCCAGTCGGTGCCCTCCCCCAGGTGCAGGGACCCGCCGGCGAGCGCGGTGACCAGGGTGGTGAGGGTGGTGCGCCGGCTGCGCGGCAGGGCGAGCGCCTCGGGGTCGAGCCCGGCCAGTGCCCCGGGAGCGGGGAAGAGATGCGTCAGACCGCCCTCGGGGTCCTCGACCGGTGTGCCGTGGGCGGTGACCAGGCGGGCCGCGTGGGTGCGGGCGGCGGCCGTGGAGACCTGCTGGCCGAGCACGGCGCGCACGGCGAACTCCGCCGCGTCGACCGTACGCGGCACCCGGCGCCCGGGACCCGCCTCGACCAGTGGGGCGAGCAGCGGGTCGGTGCGCAGCTGGTCGTCGACGGCGACCGGGTCGGCGTCGAGGTCGAGCAGGCGGCGGCACCGGCTGATGGCCCGGGTGAGATCGCGCGGGTCCGTGAGGGAGAGACGGCAGGCGATGTGGCCGGGCTGCGGGGAGAGCGACACGACACCGTGTCCGTGCGGGAGGGTGAGCGTGCGGCGGTAGGCGCCGTCGCGCCATTCCTCGACCCCGGGCACGGCGGTCGCGGCGAGATGGCCGAAGAGGTTGCCGGGGTTGAGGGGTGCGCGGTAGGGCAGTCGCAGGGCGATGATCCCGGGGGTGGCGGGCACCGCGGTCCCCCGCGCCGCCCTGGTGCGCAGCTCCCCCGGGGAGAGGGCGAAGACCTCACGCACCGTGTCGTTGAAGGTGCGGATGGAGGCGAATCCGGCGGCGAACGCCACCTCGGCCATCGGCAGGCCGGTGGTCTCGATCAGTACCCGTGCGGTCTGGGCGCGCTGGGAGCGCGCCAGGGCGAGCGGCCCGGCACCGAGCTCGGCGAGGAGCTGGCGCTCTATCTGCCGTGCCGAGTAGCCGAGCCGTGCGGCGAGTCCGGGTACGCCCTCGCGGTCCACGACGCCGTCCTGGATGAGGCGCATGGCCCGGGCGACGGAGTCGGCGCGGGCGTTCCACTCCGGGGATCCGGGGCTGGTGTCGGGACGGCAGCGCTTGCACGCCCGGAACCCGGCCTGCTGGCAGGCGGCGGCGCTGGGGTAGAAGGTCATGTTGCGGGCCTTGGGCGGCACGACGGGGCAGCTGGGCCGGCAGTAGATCCGGGTGGTCAGGACCGCGGTGAAGAACCAGCCGTCGAAGCGGGCGTCCTTCGACCGGACGGCCCGCACGCAGCGCTCGGTGTCGGTGTGCATGGCTCAAGCATCCGGCACCGACAGCGGCATGGCTGGCGGAAATCCGACATCAGCCTCGCGCTGCCAGGGGTTGCCCCGTCCCCGTTGGCGAAACAGGGCCCCGGGTTCGCCGGGACGGCCGGTGGAGACGGGGTACGCCGGCGTGCACGGGGAACCGGCGACGGCCCTCCCGCCTTGCGCCTGCCGTCCCCGATCGGCGAGCCCCGAACTTCCTCCTGTCTCCCGCACGGCGTCTGCGCACACCCGTTCGTGTGCCTCGACGGTGTGGCGTCATGGCTCCTGCGGCTCGGTGACGTGGCATGGGGAAGGTGACAAAGAACGTTGGCAGCGGGCGGTTGCGCCGGATCGCGCACCGGCGCGCCGGGGGGCGAAGCCGACGACAACGAAATCAGCGGCTCGGCGCGAAGGTTCCCACGGCCGGAAGGCAGAGGGAATGGATCGGCCTCATGGTGGTCAGCTTGCCGGGACTGGCTTCGCTGGCCGCGCTGCTGTTCACCTGGTTGCAGGTTGGCCAGGCCAGCAAGGAACTGCGGATCAGCGAACAGGGCCAGATCACCAATCGGTTCAACGCGGCGATCAGCAACCTGGGTTCCGACTCCCTGGACGTGCGTCTGGGAGGGGTTTACGGCCTGGAACGCATCATGCAGGACTCCACTCGCGACCATCCCACAGTGGTCTCGGTCCTGACCGCGTACGTGCGTCGGCACGCCCCGCCTCCGGAAGCCGACGCCGAGGAGCGACGCACCACCACCGCGGAGCTGTCGCCGGGAGCCGATATCGAAGCGGTGATGGATGTCTTGGCCAGACGGCCGCGCGGTGTCGCCGAGGCATCCGGACTCGACTTCAGCCGCACCGATCTGCGGGGGTGGACGTCCGAGGAGGGCACAAGCAGTTTCACCGACGCGATCTTCCGGAAGGCGGACCTGTCCGGGGCGAAACTGGGCCATGCGGATCTGAGTGGTGCGGCCTTGAACGACGCCGTCCTGCGCACAGCCGATCTGACGAGGACTCTCCTGGTCGGCGCGTCCCTGACTCACGCGGACTTGTCCGACGCGCACCTGACCGTCGCGGATCTGACCTCTGCCGACCTGACCTCTGCCGACCTGACCCGCGCGAAACTGAACGGCGCGATCCTTTCCAGCGCGGTCCTGAACGACGCGGTGCTCCGTGCCGCGGACCTGACCGGAGCCTCCATGCTGAGCGCGGGTCTGGAAGGTGCGAACCTGTCCGGCGCACGCCTGACCGTCGCGGAGTTGCCCTTCGCGGAGCTGGTGGACGCGAACCTCGCCGGAGCGAATCTCACGGGCGCCGATCTCACGGGCGCGAATCTCAGGGGCGCGGACCTCACGGGCGCCGACCTGACCCGAGCGGACCTGCGCGGCGCGGACCTGACCGGAGCCCGCCTCACGGGTGCGAAGCTCGACGGAGCTCGTGGGCTGCCGACGCCGCCGCGCTGAGTCCTGCGGCCGGAAGGCGTGCCGGGCACTCCGGGGAAGGACCCCGTCGTTGTCATCACGACCGCCACGACCGGGTGCGGCGGACGCGGCGGGACTCGCTCATTCCCAGGGCAGCACGCTGAGCCGGATGCTCGCCCGGTCACCGAGGATCGGGGTGGCGGTGGCGGGGAAGGGGACGTGTGCGACCCACTCACCGCTGTCCGGGTCCTCGTCGCCGAGAGGAGGTCCCTCGGGTTCGTGGTTCCTGATGGTGCCGGGGATGGTTGAGTTCCATGTCGCCCAGACTGCGGGCGTGGCCGGGCGCGTACGGACGTCGATGACCACGGAGTCGGCGAAGTCCGCGCTCTGTTCCACGTGGTCGGTGAGGGGGAGAAACCCGTCTCGCTCCCGGAAGGACAGGATCCGCACATGCAGTACATGCCGCAGGGTCTGGCTTCCCGCGGGCCGTGGGGCATGACTCGTCAGAAAGGTGGTCGCGAGCAGGACAGGCGTGGAATCCGCCTTGTTTTCGTGAGCGGCAGGCAGGCGGATCGGGCACCAGTGGGCGGCCATCTGTTCGTGCAGCACGATGGGCAGCCCGCGGACGGATAGTTTGACCTCGGCCTGCCAGGTCGTGCGGCCGTCGTCGGGCGGGAGATCGTAGCCGACGAGTTCCGCGGTGATGTGCAGGTCACCGAAGAGGAAGCGGCGCAGGTTCTGGTAGCCCTCCTCGGAGTTGACGAGCCCGTAGCGGCCGCTGTGGCTGCGGTGGACGAACGCCCGGTGGGCACCGGGCACGAGGGCGTTCTCGACCTGCACCAGCCCGTCGCTGCGTGCTCCGACGGTGGCCGCGGACAATCCGTGAGCGACCTCGTAGTCGGTGGGGTTGGTGCCCACCAGGCAGAACACTCGGCGGACCGGGAAGTCTCCCGATCCGCTCGGCATGTCGCGGGCGCGCCAGCCGGGCGGCGGCCCGTCCTCGCTCTGCTCGGCGGTGGGGGTGAGGTACTCGTACATCCTGCGCGGGCCGAAGACGTCTGCACCGTTGATCCCGACGGTGTCCCTGACCCGCTCCAGCACTCCGAAGCCCGCGTCGAAGGTGATGCCGCCGTGCGGAGTGCCGTAGGTGAACAGCTTGGCGACGTGGTCGGCCGGGTCCTCACCCTCGTCCGGGAGGATCTTCTGAATCAGGCACCGGCAGACGAGTCCACCCATCGAGTGGGCCACGAGGTGGACCCGTGGCGCTCCGGTCCGCTCTTTGAGCCTCCTGATGAGGCGCAGCAGATCCTGCGCCGCGTCCTCCATCCGAAATTCCCGCGGGACCCCGCTCCAGGTACTCGCGGAGACGTCGTAGAAGCGCGCGACCCAGAGGCTCTTCTGCTCGATGTGGTCGTGCGTGTCCAGATATGCCTCCTGACTTCCCTCGACGAGGATCTGGTAGCCCTCGTCCAAGTGCAGCCGCAACAGGGGGCTTTCGAACTGGTGGAAGCTGGGGCTGTCCTCGGGGCCCACCCGGACGTGTGTGGAGCCTTCGTTGAATCCGTAGAACGGGTCCTGAACGGCGTTGTCGATGCCGGCCCTGTCGCCGGCGAATCCCCGCACGTACACGATGGGAAGCTTTGTTGTGTCGGGCATCGCTCGGCTCCATGGCTCACGTAGGAGTCCGGCCTTCCGGGCAGTGCCTGCAGCGCCGCGGGAAACCGGGCGGATCCGGGGGCCGAGGCTCTGGGGCGCCGGCCGGGTGCCCGGTCCGGTGCTCACCGGTCGGCAGAGCGAAGGACGATGAACGCTGGAGGGGCGTCTGTCATCGGATGCGGTGGTCGCCTCGCGAGAGAGGCGGCTCCTTCGAGGATATGCGCAGAGCCCGGCCTGTGCCTGCCGCGAGCATCGGCGAAGCCGGGTGCGGGGGCAGGCGGGGCCCGATGACGCCCCAAGTGGTGAGGTGCGCCCATGGGGATGAGCATGAAGGGGAGAGCGGATCTCCTCGAGGGGGATCCGGATCCGGGCGCCTTCCCTTCCCTCCGATGACGGGTTCGTCATGACTTTCCTCGGCATCCGCCCTGCTTCGCCGAGACTTCGGCAGCAGTTGCGGCACCAGCGCGACGACGGCCCCGGGCACGGTTTCGGTGGTGGTCCCGGGCATGGCTCCGGTGGACGGCCGGGCCATCGACCTGGTCCGGGCGGCGGGCCGGGTGAACGCCCCGGCGGGCCGCACCGGGATGGGGGCGGGCCGCACCGGGACGACGACAGGCCGCACCCGGGTGGTCAGGGGGACCACCCGCATCCCGGCGGCCCCACGGGCCCCCACCCACGTTCCGACGACGGCGTCCCGGGGCCCTTTCGGGTGGTGCGTCCGCAGGACATGCTCGTCGTCGACATCACCTTGATCAACCTCCGATTCGACGGTCGGCACCTGGTACGCCGGAAGCCGGGCGATCCGACGTTGGTTCTGGTCGGGCTGCCTCCCCAGCACGTTCTGGAGGAGGTCGCCCCGAATCTGGGACCGGCGACACCCGCGTCACCTTCCATGCAGGCGTTCGCCTCCGGCGCGTCCCAACTCGCCTTCTCCGTGCCCGACGACGTCGAAAGCCTGGATCTCTCCCTGGCGTCCCTGCTCGACTGGGAACGCTTGGTGCCGCTCACCGTTCCGGTCAACCAGCAGAGCCCTGACGAGCCCGGCACGACCGTCTTCGGTGGGATCCCCAGAAGCGTCCTCGAGTTCCCCACCCGACTGCTGCTCACCTATGACGAACCCGTGGACTGGACCTGCCCTACCGAGCCCCACGACGTGCAAGGGCGCACCACGTTGTGGCACGCCCTGCTGCGCGGCGCACAGGACGGCAACGTACTCCTGCGGGCCTTCGCCCGGGCCCGAGGCAGGGCGCCCGTCGCGGTGCAGGTCCCTCTGACCGAGGAGAACCGGGAGGACCTGGTCACTCTCACCAGCCGGGCCGAACTGGTCGACAGGACAGGCGCGCCCATAGACGTGCCCAGCGCGCCGCTGCACGCCGAACAGTTCATCGCCACACCCCTGCGGGCGTCGGCCCATCTGCACGGCGGCTGGGCGGACCTCTCCACGACCGCCGGGGCTCAGCTCGCTGGCATCGGCAGGCACCCCACGGATCTGGTGGGGTATGACCACATCACCGGCCTGGGGCGTGACCAGTTCGTCCGGGTCGTCACCCGCGGCTTCCTCTCCCCCGGGCAGCCGGCGCTGCTGGTGAGTGAGTTCAAGCGGCTGTTCGTCGCCCGGCCGGACGACGGCATAGTGGCCTACCTGCAGAAGGAGGAACGCATCGTCCTCAGGGACCCGGAGGTCCGGTACGGGGCGGGCACCGGCTTCAGGCACGA from Streptomyces sp. B1I3 includes:
- a CDS encoding methylated-DNA--[protein]-cysteine S-methyltransferase, which gives rise to MTTPSPTTRQHTVVDSPYGALTLVATGGALSGLYMTDQRHRPPEETFGDPDDRPFTETVRQLDAYFAGELTEFDLPLHLQGTVFQRDVWAGLRRIPYGETRSYGELAAELGRPGASRAVGLANGRNPVGIIVPCHRVVGASGGLTGYGGGLERKQRLLAFERRAHDGTPTLF
- a CDS encoding AlkA N-terminal domain-containing protein, yielding MHTDTERCVRAVRSKDARFDGWFFTAVLTTRIYCRPSCPVVPPKARNMTFYPSAAACQQAGFRACKRCRPDTSPGSPEWNARADSVARAMRLIQDGVVDREGVPGLAARLGYSARQIERQLLAELGAGPLALARSQRAQTARVLIETTGLPMAEVAFAAGFASIRTFNDTVREVFALSPGELRTRAARGTAVPATPGIIALRLPYRAPLNPGNLFGHLAATAVPGVEEWRDGAYRRTLTLPHGHGVVSLSPQPGHIACRLSLTDPRDLTRAISRCRRLLDLDADPVAVDDQLRTDPLLAPLVEAGPGRRVPRTVDAAEFAVRAVLGQQVSTAAARTHAARLVTAHGTPVEDPEGGLTHLFPAPGALAGLDPEALALPRSRRTTLTTLVTALAGGSLHLGEGTDWEQARAELGALPGFGPWTTEVIAMRGLGDPDAFLATDLGIRRAAERLGLPATPAALTARAARWRPWRAYAVQYLWTVDDHPINHLPV
- a CDS encoding pentapeptide repeat-containing protein, giving the protein MGKVTKNVGSGRLRRIAHRRAGGRSRRQRNQRLGAKVPTAGRQREWIGLMVVSLPGLASLAALLFTWLQVGQASKELRISEQGQITNRFNAAISNLGSDSLDVRLGGVYGLERIMQDSTRDHPTVVSVLTAYVRRHAPPPEADAEERRTTTAELSPGADIEAVMDVLARRPRGVAEASGLDFSRTDLRGWTSEEGTSSFTDAIFRKADLSGAKLGHADLSGAALNDAVLRTADLTRTLLVGASLTHADLSDAHLTVADLTSADLTSADLTRAKLNGAILSSAVLNDAVLRAADLTGASMLSAGLEGANLSGARLTVAELPFAELVDANLAGANLTGADLTGANLRGADLTGADLTRADLRGADLTGARLTGAKLDGARGLPTPPR
- a CDS encoding triacylglycerol lipase, giving the protein MPDTTKLPIVYVRGFAGDRAGIDNAVQDPFYGFNEGSTHVRVGPEDSPSFHQFESPLLRLHLDEGYQILVEGSQEAYLDTHDHIEQKSLWVARFYDVSASTWSGVPREFRMEDAAQDLLRLIRRLKERTGAPRVHLVAHSMGGLVCRCLIQKILPDEGEDPADHVAKLFTYGTPHGGITFDAGFGVLERVRDTVGINGADVFGPRRMYEYLTPTAEQSEDGPPPGWRARDMPSGSGDFPVRRVFCLVGTNPTDYEVAHGLSAATVGARSDGLVQVENALVPGAHRAFVHRSHSGRYGLVNSEEGYQNLRRFLFGDLHITAELVGYDLPPDDGRTTWQAEVKLSVRGLPIVLHEQMAAHWCPIRLPAAHENKADSTPVLLATTFLTSHAPRPAGSQTLRHVLHVRILSFRERDGFLPLTDHVEQSADFADSVVIDVRTRPATPAVWATWNSTIPGTIRNHEPEGPPLGDEDPDSGEWVAHVPFPATATPILGDRASIRLSVLPWE